The Glycine soja cultivar W05 chromosome 15, ASM419377v2, whole genome shotgun sequence region ATGAAGCAATTGCTGCATTTGTGGAGACCACCGGAGGGTCCTTAAAAGAATTGTCACTTAACAACATTAAGAAGGTACGTTGTTTTTTGGCCTCATGATTTTACCACAATTGGTTTGCTGGGGTATACTATGGGCGCACATTCTATATAAAACAGCTAGACATGCTCGGGACGATAGTACTTGAACATTGTGACATACTGGAAGAGCTGCTATGTGATTGTAAGGAGATTAACTAACCTATTTTGAGCTTATCATTAGCCTGTAAAACATAATTACTTTGAAGTACAGcaaattttccttattttcttgCTCAAAATCCTTCTCTTCTCTTGTCAGTAAATGCCCATGTCATTTGGGTTTTCTGTTGTCAGTTTAATTGCTGCGTGCTAATTCTTTGGTATATTGTTTTACTGAGGACCTCGTTTTATTTGATCCAGGTTGGTTACCACACAACCTTATCACTTGCAAACCATGCAAAAAATTTGCATTCTCTAGATTTATCTTGGTGCAGAAATTTGACAGACAATGCACTGGGTTTGATTGTGGATAGCTGTTTGGCACTGAGGTCACTTAAACTTTTTGGATGCAGTCAGGTATCTATCAttaagtgcatgtttggtttaGCTTTTAGCATTTGTGATCCACGTCCAATCCGAAGCATCCAAATGTTGCTTCTgcgtcttttaaattttttatgtgaaCCCCGATCGTGCATCACGGACGCTGAAGCAAACACACTAAAAATGTTCTCTGATTTGTAACTTTGTATATTGTTATGGTTGTGTGCATATTGCAATGATATGAATCATCCGAGTATATATAAGAAATGCTATGTATATTTTGCAGGTAACAGATGCTTTTCTCAATGGCCACTCAAACCTTCAGATCCAGATAATTGGTTTGAAAATGTCTCCTGTGTTGGAACATGTCAAAGTGCCAGATCCTCATCAAGGTGCTTTGAATTATTCATCAGTCTCCGTAGATTTGGTATAAATTAGGATCGGAATCTAAATTTGTAGCGGCATTTTGCATAACTATGTCTACGAAGATATTTCCAGTAATCCCAGATCAGACGAAAACCTTCTCTGCTAACATGGCCTTTAATTGGAAGGGGTTTTGACTGTTGTCTGAGTTGCCCGTTCTGTGATGCCTGTTGAAGGAATCTTAACTGTATTACATTTTCCTTTACAAACATTAATATATGTACTAACTATTTTTCAGCcttaatataaaaagaaaatatatccaGCCTTACTATTTTATCATCTATTGTGTACCGAGCATCAGACTACACCAAAGTATTTCGTTGTGGCAATTCAATTGATTGCAATCAAATTTTCGTAATGGTATGTATTCAGGCATTCTctagtattaatttattttagaatatgatACAAGCGATTTTGACTGCCTGTTGAATTTCTTGTCAGTTACCCAGCTTAAAGTTATGATACAAGCTTGACACAGCTCTTTATAGCTTGTAATCGAGTAATATGATCTGACTGCGAAATTAAATCTTGGACAAAAAGAAGACGAAAATgttgcaataaaaaataaattgacttTCTTCAAATCCAATACATCTGAGTTTGTTTTTCAAATGACACATTTTTTTCCGTTAGGAAGAATACGGGACACCTATAAAAACTGCAGAATTAAATACCCAtgctttgaaaatgaaaaggtagAAATAATGGAAACTTGATACCTTAGGTACAAGCCTGGTCACCTAAATGCATTTACATAAACTAAAAGCTTATACCTAGCGTGAGTAATCTTTGTTATTTTATGCCTGTAAACGCAGTAAGTATGTTTCTTCTACCAACTGGGAGTTTGCCATTTCAACCATCTGAGAAGGAAGAGGAACACAAGTAGAAATAATACATTACGAATAAACCATCAATTTAATTTCATCCTTAAAGGATTACTCTCTCCCCTAAATGatccctaaaataaaataaacaaaataattatataagtaaTCCTTAAAGTATAAGAAATTATGTCAAATAGTTCTCCAAGTATTGGAAAGCCCTTAAAATTGATCTCTGAGCATTAGTAGATATATCAACTTAGGAACTAAACTGTTAGACATTCAATATTTGGGGAGTTACTTAAATAGTTTTATGGCTTGAGGAGTGCTAGAAAGTAGAAACACACTCTttaatgtagaagcaaagatattttttatgatgccaaaggaatgcgcttttcaaattttattcttctttaatGATAATATCAATGTTCCTTTATTACGAATTACTATAAttcaatttaaactaaacttccttaacgcaaaagataaataacaataaataaaggagtttaagggaagagaaagtgcaaactcaggtTCGCCcccacccttgtgcctacgtccagtttCCAAGCAATCCGCTTGAGAgtttcactatcttgtaaaaattctttacaaattctgaatcatacaaggacaatccttcctttgtgttcagatcgCTTTataataagagactctcagtcccTTAAATCACTTTCCTTTCCTTgagtaagaagaaaaaatctctcttgaaagagatagattgtacaatgaaacactcaaattccttattgaatcacaaatgtTTTGGTCAaggaattttagaaaataagacactttgaatcttttgagaggaaaaGACTTTTTGAACAGCAAAACTCTGAGAAAATTTCGTGCCCAAGTTACATATATACAGGCCTTTGATGATCATTCAAAAGTTAAATGAGAAGATGTGACTTTTGGGAAATATTGTCAGAAATactaactggtaatcgattacacaattatttatctgaagagttgtgactcttcactttgaaatttgaatttttaagacgggtaatcgattacataacttgacatttaaatttcttaaggctgttttaaaacgttccaaacctctggtaatcgattacaagtcttgtgtaatcgattacatctttctaaaacatttaaaaGCTTTTCAGAAGGCACACTGGtgactgataatcgattacatcttctggtaatcgattaccagagaataaaactcttgaaaaaaaacatttttaagttAAATCCTTTGGCTAAACCTTTTGCTGTTTCAACTTGAAAATTtcttcctaagactctagaaattatcttgatcatatttcttaaattttttggattcttgtcttgaataaaacttgagaagcgcgttcctttgacatcatcaaaacatctttgcttctacaatctctccatctttgatgatgacaattatcctgaaatcaagacgaACTTAACATACAATTTGATAATACGTACACataacccttactccccctatcttttggaaTTTATGCCTAAGTTGataaattctaataatttttaactactcATGTTCTTGTTCTCTCctcctttggcaacatcaaaaagccaacaaaaaaatgtgtaaaGAAAAGAACTAAATAATACAAAGAATATCAAAACAAAGACAGTCATAGACCGAAGCAAACCAACACAAAGTCTTAAACAACCAATGCAAAGTTCTAAAAGTAATCAAACACAAAGTCTAGAAATGACCAACCATAATAAAAGTCTAATAAAACCATAACGAAAGCAATAAAGGCCAGAATACGTGGCTAAAATAGTGAACTcgagtaaataataaaaagaactatGGATCAGCCGGGGGATCAAAACAATGGCGAATGAAACCCATATCGTCTTCAAGTCGAGTGATACAGGTGTCCATTCCTGTAAAACGTGCATCCATGACATCGAAACAATCACCAACGAATGCTCGAAGCCCACGGAGTTCAGAAAGAACGTCATTCATGAAAGCAGAGGAAACATCTTGCTGTGATGGAGGTGACGGAATACGCTCATGTGATAAGTCCTGTTTCCTAAGCCATTGTCCATTATGATCCTTACGGTAACCAAATGAAGTTACTGCACCAGCATCAATGACAAAAGAtctcttgacttgaacaaaaggttcatcatcaagaggaatttgaaagtGACGAAGAAAAAGGGTGACCAACTGAGGATATGGAAGATGTGCATTGGTccataatgccttatgcattcggtacctaaccaagtgagcccagtcgatctgacaaCCGATAAGGAAAActcacatcaaaatcaagtcctcctcGAAGGCTTGAGCCGGGTTAGAAGAACAAGGTAGCAAAATGCGGACAattatataatgcatgatgtgACAGTCAAATGTCAATGACCTAGCAAGCAATCTGCTGGTCATATTCGCctggtcattgcagaccatTCGGCGGGCATCATGGCTAAAATAATCAaacttccagtcatcaacaatagtGTCCTCAAAAGGtacaccttgactgggtaatttTGTTAAAGAGAAAAACAGAGATTGATCAATGACCATTGAAacaccatgcacctcagaaataAGAGTActatcctgaatttttaaattattgtaaaagactctaacaagttcaggataataaggTAGTTTTAGGGACATGAAATCAACTAaatcagaattttgaaacacttgataacaatcaaatgtctcaccatcaaagaattctaagtctaggtacttagggtcttgAATTGGCCTAGTAGAAAATTGAGAAGACTACCGTAGACATTGATCATCTAAAGAGAACAGAGTAGATGATCGTAGAGATGACAAGGAAGGAGAGActggtgctgtgggtgctccagATGTTCCGTGGCGTCGATGGCCAACAGCGACAATGGAGGTGGATGTGCCCTTTCGCTTTTTCgatgatttagtcatttgatgaagtttttgcaGATTTCAATCGGTTGAATCAAAAGAGGATCGAAAATGATAAAGTTTAGGCTTTGagggacgtgatttggttaaGAATTGAGGGAGTTATGAAGATTTGAAGAATTTGGGAGAAGGACGCCGTCAAGGTCGAGGGTTTCGTGACTACAGCTTCTGAAGCACGTCATCTTCACATAAATAAGACGCGTTTCAGAAGTTGTAGTCACGAAACTCTCGACCTAGACCGCGCCCTTCTCCCAAATTCTTCAAATCTTCATAACTCCCTCAATTCttaaccaaatcacgtcccacaaAGCCTAAACTTTATCATTTTCGATCCTCTTTTAATTCAACCGATTGAATTCtgcaaaaacttcatcaaatggctgAATCATCGAAAAAGCGAAATGGTTCATCCACCTCCACCGCCGCTGCTGCCCATCGACGCCACAAAATATCTAGAGCAGCCATAGCACTAGTCCCTCCTTCCTTGTCATTTCCACGATCATCTACTCTATTCTCTtcagatgatcaacgtctacgatACTCTTCTCAATTTTCTACTAGGCAAATTCTaaaccctaagtacctagacttAGAATTCTTTAAGGGTGAAacatttgattgctatcaagtgtttcaaaattctggtttaGTTGATTTCATGTCCCTAAAACTAccttattatcctgaacttaTTAGAGTCTTttacaacaatttaaaaattcaggatagTACTCTTATTTCTAAGGTGCATGGTGTTTCAATGGTCATTGATCAATCTCtgttttttctctttaacaaaATTACTCAGTCAAGATGTACCTTTTGAGGACactattgttgatgactggaagttTGATTATTTCAGCCATGATGCCCGCCGAatggtctgcaatgaccagGCGGGTATGACCGGCAGATTGCTTGTTGGGTCATTGACATTTGACTGTcacatcatgcattatataatTGTCTGCATTTTGCTACCTCGTCCTTCTAACCTGGCTCAAGCCTCCGAGGaagacttgattttgatgtgggtTTTCCTTatcggtcgtcagatcgactgagCTCACTTGGTTAGGTACCGAATACATAAGggattacgggccaatgcacctcttccataTTCTCATTTGGTCACCCTTTTTCTTCGTCACTTAcaaattcctcttgatgatgaaccttttgttcaagtcaagagaTTTTTTgccattggtgctggtgcagtaaCTTCATTTGGTTACAGTAAGGATCATGATGGACAATGACTTAGGAAACAGGACTTACCACGTGAGCGTACTCCGTCACCTCCGCCACAGCAAGATGCTTCCTCTgctctcatgaatgaagtctTTTCTGAACTCCGTGGGCTTCGAGCATTCGTTGGTGATCGTTTCGATGCCATGGATGCATGTTTTGCAGGGATGGACACCCGTATCACTCAGCTTGAAGACGATATGAGTTTCATCCACCGTTGTTTTGATCCCCCGACTGATTCATAGTTCTTTTTACTATTTACTCGAGTTCGCTATTTCAGTCGTGTATTCTAGCTTTTATTTGCTTTCGTCATGGTTTTATTAGACTTTTATTATGGTTGGTCATTTCTAGACTCTGTGTTTGATTACTTTTAGAACTTTGCATTGGTTGCTTAAGACTTCGTGTTGATTTTCTTTGGTTTATGAATGTCTTTGTTTTGATATTCTTTGTATTACTTAGTTCTTTTCTTtacacgttttttttttcttttcgatgttgacaaaggggaaGAGAACAAGAACATTGGTAGTTAgaaattattagaatttaaCAACTTAGGCATAAAttccaaaagatagggggagtaagggttgtgtgtACGCATTATCAAATTGTATGTTAGTtcgtcttgatttcaggataattgtcatcatcaaagagggggagattgtagaaacaaagatattttgatgttttgatgatgccaaaggaacGCGGttctcaagttttattcaagacaagaatccaagatatccaagaaattcaagaaatatgatcaaaataatttctaaagtcttaagaagaaaattccaaattgaaacagtAAAAGGTTTATCCAAAGGATTtaacttaaaatgttttttaaagagttttactctctggtaatcgatcaccagaagatgtaatcgattaccagtaatcAATGTGCCTTCTAAAAagcttttaaatgttttaaaatgttttagaaagcatgtaatcgattacacaaagcttgtaatcgattactagaggtttggaacgttttaaaacagtttaagaaatttgaatttaaatttcaagttatgtaatcgattacaataaattggtaatcgattaccagtcttaaaaattcaaatttcaaagttaagagtcacaactcttcatgtaatcgattacaccactatagtaatcgattaccggtaaCTATTTTTGACAATATTCCCCAAAAGTCACATCTTCTCATTTAACttttgaatgaccatcaaaggcctatatatatgtaactTGGGCACGAAATTTTCTCAGAGTTTTACttgtccaaaatgtcttatcctctcaaaagattcaaagTGTCTTATCTTCTAAAATTCCTTGGTCAAAACATTTGTAATTCAGTAAGAAATTATTTGAGTGTtccattgtacaatctatctctttcaagagagatttcttcttcttttcttcttactCAAGGAAAGTGATTAAGGGACCGaaggtctcttgttgtaaagagatctgaacacaaaggaagggttgtccttgtgtagttcagaacttgtaaagggtttttacaagatagtgaaacTCTCGAACGGGTTGCTTGAAAACTGGACGTAAGCACAAGGGTGTGACCGaatcagtataaaactgagtttgcactttttctttccttaaactcttttatttattgttatttatcttttgcgtTAAGGAAGTTTAGTTTGAATTGAATTATAGTAATTCATAATAAAGGAACATTGCTATTATCATTAAAGAAGAATAAagttttaattggggaaatagtttgtgatatcttaattcaacccctcttctTAAGATatatgaggccacttgtctaacatctAACACATTCCTTCAAACACTcacttattggttaaaatttattgaaaactataaaTTCAGGAGAGTTGTAAAATTTATGGgaaatcacaattttttgtGGTCTCATATCCTATTTAAAGCAATAGGAGGGAGTGTTCAGATGAGTGTGTTCCTAGCATTTCTGGAATGACTTTAAGGATTACTTGGGTGACGTTAATACATTGAGGACCAAATTGATGGTTTATTCAATCCATTACAGACAATGGGAAATACACATGAAGTAAGAAAATTACCTCGAAGCCCATTTTTTGGTATAATATCTGTGCAGGCCTATTATTTCTGTCCACATGCACATACACCTGTGTCAAACCTGCTAAATGAATTCAGGAATATGTGAAATTTGTCTTATTTCATGAGTTATATCAGACAAAGAAAAGTTACTCTCACTTCAATGTTTATATTATTACCATTAGATTTTGCAGCTTCAATTGCAAAAGACATCATGTTGCTTGCAATTCCCTGTCGCCTAACTGATTTGATGACGCATAAGTTTGCAATGTAGCCATACCTGCTTGGTGGTGTTCTGTTGATGCTGCAAAAAAGAGGGGCCTTTACACGTTCCTGCAGAAATGATCGAGTTGCAAAATGCATCAGCACCATCAGTCTAGTAGGCAAAGCAACAATGAGATAGAATGTGTAATAGTAATACCCCGGGATAAGTCTCCCCTTGTAGCAAATATCGGATATTCAAATCAAGGGTTCCTACAACACTCTTTAATACTGAGTGCTTTGCATTTTTCTGCTCCTTCCTCACCTGATAAACTTGACTCCAAACACCATAAGTTGAAACATTAAGGACAATCAACTATCAAACTATTAGGCAGGTGCCTTCTCATTTTAATCATCAAATCAGAGCTTTAAAGTATATATTATGACCTGAAATTCTCAAGTAAACCAGAATCTAAGATGAGATCAATTTACCGTGATGATGCATGCGCAACTATCACCATTTTGCACCTTGCACCGTCtttttaatgcattaaattCCTAAGCAATTGGAATTCTTGTTAAGAATTTTCATGAACAACACTCTGTCAATACAGTGCACACACACACAGGCAATTATATCAACTCCTACCTGCTCGGCAAATTTCCTTTTGTAGTTATCAACATATCTGGATAAAACAAAAGGAGAATCAGTTGCACTCATTATCTACTGTGAACCAAAGCAAATGATTTAGACCAACCATTGGCAGGTATATAGATCTATCCCTGTAATCTACTGTTATCATTAAATCAATGTTTCACATAATACATCTTGATCTGATTAATTGTCCCCTCTGAATTCAAATGTCACACAATCTGCTAAACATGTTTACATAATACACCATGCTAAAAAGTAAAACTGAACCACAATGAAAGcatcaaattgtttcacatTCATTCCTCACATTCCTTGTTTATCACTACCAAAAGATATCTATGATACCTGTCGTACGGTCGATCCTCCCAGTGACTTTCTGCCCTTAACCATGCTGCTGTCTACCAcaatttaaacaaaacaaataaataaatacaagaaAAAGATGCCAGCGTCATAAATTATACATGACAATAcacacttcatttttttttcttttttctttatcccACAATTTATCATAGCATACCCAATACTCTTCATCAAGCACAGCTTCTCGTGCGACAAATTGCCCAAACTCAAACCTTTTTACTCGACCCAATTCTTGATCCGATGGCTGCAATCGATCAAATTGGAGATCATTGGAGTTTAAAGTTTCCACTTTGGAAATGGGTGGGGTTGGAATCTGCACAGAgagttcttccttcttcttcagattataattattatcattactaTTCTTTGTTGTTGGAGAAAATTTCGAATCCATGGTCCTGCTCATGTCAAACATAGAACAGAAACAGGCTAAGAAAAACCacctaagcaaaaaaaaaaaaaaacaaaaggcatccaaaaacattgaaaatgaaaattgaaactCACATGGTCCATGAGGCAGTAATTCTGAGGCATTTGCAAGGGCTTGGAGACCCATTGAAGAATAAGGTACGAAATTCAGGTCTGTGAATTGGAATCGTTGACAtgggaggcatgtttttcttctaGATTCAATGGCTTATTGAAAcccccaaaaaaatgaaaatgaaataccttattttttttttagcctAAGGGATGAATTTACTTGTGCAGGAACAAACCCCTTTTGGCACTGAAGCAACATAAGAAAATTGAAGTGAAAGAGGGAGAAAGAGGAAGAATTTGGGAGAGAAAGCATGCGTTGAAAGGGGCCCTTATGGTATGGTTTGTATTGAAGGTGGAAAATTACcctctattttgtttttatttgttgttcttGTGAATTTCACAAGATTGAGAATTGGTGTTAATAGTGAGGACACTTCATTTCATGGTGCTTGTACGCCAGGAACTTGAGTTCTGGATTGATGGTATCGGTGTGGTGGGGTATGCTACGACTTGAGTAGTCACGACAATGGATATGTCATATGCCTATCCgttgtattttttgtttcactttatgaTTATATCTTGATATCTTCGAACCTGTATGCATCAACTGAtttaaggttgttttatgtttatcagaaatttcaattgaattttgaatatcTAGTTATCTTATATTTGGAAGGAGAACTTTATCAATTCCTTAAAATCTTACTAACTCGAACCTGATTGATTgtttataagcaaaaaaaattttGCTCTACACAAATAATTATATCTTAATTGTTGACTGAATCCAAATTAATCTTCAAATAACAATATTAACACTTAGgtctttaaagaaattaattatttaatgttttatgattatcaattaatcatttttccCAAAGCCAACTTGGAGGGGCAAGCCAAGCCACCTATCCCAACTCATGAAAACATGACATGAGTTGGCTTGTggatagaaaataaatttaggaCATTTTAGTAGTTGAAATGTGATTAATTTAAGAATTGATGAGTTAGGCCAAActcgtaaaaaaaaatcaaacaaggaaatttttttaagacaaaAGTAGACTTGTGtatcaaaatttgtttttgttaggaaaaacacttataaaaaccctaaaaaaaattatttccaactaAAAATTGGATAAATTGGATTCAGAGTTGATTATACATAGGgaactaaactaaaaaaaaatattattacccTTCCATTTAAAATGAGAAATGTTGATACCAAGATTTAtcttatttgttgaaatttattaaaaataatatttttgtgaatCTTATCTCatgtttaatgattttttttcttaattttatattttttaataaattcaaacCAATTAgagaaaatatgtttaaaaagatGTGTTAGAGAATATATTCCTAACAATTctcttataaaaataactacAATCTAAAATTGATATTTACACACAACAAACACACAGGGAGAAAAACCCAAAAATATTTAGGACAAACATAATCCTCACTTCTcttgtttttgttcatttaatataaagatattttaataatttaatatttaaataagaaataaaccaTTTCTCTCTCTTATCACAACTAAATattacttctattttttctccATTCATATTTACTTTTTACACTAATTTCTCGTCTCACTTGTTGCAAAGTGGGCCACAATGggatgacaaaataaaaaattaaataaaaaaataaaaaaataaattattctctaaaaaaatgaaaaactcaCCTGGAGAGTCACCACTaacatttatttaaggaaaatgtcgaaaaaaaattaaaaaaaatgataaagaatgATCTACGGTTTGAGAAAAAGGATTTGAGAGTGGTTTACGCACAGGAAAGATGTTAACAACCCACATATCCATCATGAAGACGACAACAtttaatcgagtgtgctaaaaataaagtgacttttaattatttatcttcccttgaaaacatgaattttattttgttatattatatttttttatttagaaaaagaaatcaaattttaattatttttctaaaaaaaggattttattttttagttttttttgtggGTCAAAAAGGGATTTGCCCTGGCTCCTACGTATCTCCAGGTGCAATGAGAAAATCAGATTTACGTAGTTCT contains the following coding sequences:
- the LOC114388633 gene encoding uncharacterized protein LOC114388633 isoform X1, with translation MPPMSTIPIHRPEFRTLFFNGSPSPCKCLRITASWTMTMDSKFSPTTKNSNDNNYNLKKKEELSVQIPTPPISKVETLNSNDLQFDRLQPSDQELGRVKRFEFGQFVAREAVLDEEYWTAAWLRAESHWEDRPYDRYVDNYKRKFAEQEFNALKRRCKVQNGDSCACIITVRKEQKNAKHSVLKSVVGTLDLNIRYLLQGETYPGERVKAPLFCSINRTPPSRYGYIANLCVIKSVRRQGIASNMMSFAIEAAKSNAGLTQVYVHVDRNNRPAQILYQKMGFEASQNGQLRQQSKPLPIKGHVSREGFRLIWDYWKYLRRHSYAKCRYKFRFRS
- the LOC114388633 gene encoding uncharacterized protein LOC114388633 isoform X2, with amino-acid sequence MPPMSTIPIHRPEFRTLFFNGSPSPCKCLRITASWTMTMDSKFSPTTKNSNDNNYNLKKKEELSVQIPTPPISKVETLNSNDLQFDRLQPSDQELGRVKRFEFGQFVAREAVLDEEYWTAAWLRAESHWEDRPYDRYVDNYKRKFAEQEFNALKRRCKVQNGDSCACIITVRKEQKNAKHSVLKSVVGTLDLNIRYLLQGETYPGERVKAPLFCSINRTPPSRYGYIANLCVIKSVRRQGIASNMMSFAIEAAKSNGLTQVYVHVDRNNRPAQILYQKMGFEASQNGQLRQQSKPLPIKGHVSREGFRLIWDYWKYLRRHSYAKCRYKFRFRS
- the LOC114388633 gene encoding uncharacterized protein LOC114388633 isoform X3, coding for MPPMSTIPIHRPEFRTLFFNGSPSPCKCLRITASWTMTMDSKFSPTTKNSNDNNYNLKKKEELSVQIPTPPISKVETLNSNDLQFDRLQPSDQELGRVKRFEFGQFVAREAVLDEEYWTAAWLRAESHWEDRPYDRYVDNYKRKFAEQEFNALKRRCKVQNGDSCACIITVRKEQKNAKHSVLKSVVGTLDLNIRYLLQGETYPGERVKAPLFCSINRTPPSRYGYIANLCVIKSVRRQGIASNMMSFAIEAAKSNAGLTQVYVHVDRNNRPAQILYQKMGFEMVEMANSQLVEETYLLRLQA
- the LOC114388633 gene encoding uncharacterized protein LOC114388633 isoform X4; this translates as MPPMSTIPIHRPEFRTLFFNGSPSPCKCLRITASWTMTMDSKFSPTTKNSNDNNYNLKKKEELSVQIPTPPISKVETLNSNDLQFDRLQPSDQELGRVKRFEFGQFVAREAVLDEEYWTAAWLRAESHWEDRPYDRYVDNYKRKFAEQEFNALKRRCKVQNGDSCACIITVRKEQKNAKHSVLKSVVGTLDLNIRYLLQGETYPGERVKAPLFCSINRTPPSRYGYIANLCVIKSVRRQGIASNMMSFAIEAAKSNGLTQVYVHVDRNNRPAQILYQKMGFEMVEMANSQLVEETYLLRLQA